The following are from one region of the Abiotrophia defectiva ATCC 49176 genome:
- a CDS encoding ABC transporter permease: protein MTKDKSKDLEKNQNKDSQSLPPMGFEVIKREFMKDKLALISLIVFVGILLFLYVAPFFLNLESATKVQIFNRYMAPGSVTDTGHTYLLGADEGGRDVLAQLILGGRNSVSIAMIVTAATMIIGLVIGVFAGYYGGRVDNWVMRIVDFFMIIPGFIMIITLNTIFKVSNIYGLSVTFIIIGWTGFARLFRTRTLSEASKDYINASKTMGTHDWKIMFKELLPNISSIIITQLVLVMAGNIGLETSLSYLGFGLPIGTPSLGTLIGAAKTADIIENKQWVWLPAALFILVLMLCINYIGQALQRSTDARQRLG, encoded by the coding sequence ATGACAAAAGATAAAAGCAAAGATTTAGAAAAAAATCAAAATAAAGATTCGCAGTCTCTCCCGCCAATGGGCTTTGAAGTCATTAAACGAGAATTCATGAAGGATAAGCTGGCTTTAATCTCACTTATTGTATTTGTTGGGATTCTGCTCTTCCTATATGTAGCGCCATTCTTCCTTAACTTAGAATCCGCTACTAAAGTTCAGATTTTCAATCGCTACATGGCACCAGGTTCGGTGACTGATACGGGTCATACCTACTTACTGGGTGCTGACGAAGGTGGGCGTGATGTTCTAGCCCAGTTAATTTTAGGTGGGCGTAACTCTGTCAGCATTGCCATGATTGTAACAGCCGCTACCATGATTATCGGTTTGGTAATTGGGGTCTTTGCTGGTTACTATGGTGGACGTGTTGATAACTGGGTGATGCGGATTGTCGACTTCTTCATGATTATTCCAGGCTTTATTATGATTATCACGTTGAACACCATCTTCAAGGTAAGTAATATCTATGGGCTTTCTGTAACTTTTATTATCATAGGATGGACTGGTTTTGCTCGTCTCTTTAGAACACGAACCTTAAGTGAAGCGTCTAAAGATTATATTAATGCTTCTAAGACCATGGGGACACATGATTGGAAGATTATGTTCAAGGAATTGCTACCTAACATTTCTTCTATTATCATTACCCAATTAGTCCTGGTTATGGCAGGTAATATTGGTTTAGAAACTAGTCTCTCATACCTAGGTTTCGGTTTGCCAATCGGGACACCTTCACTAGGGACCTTGATAGGGGCAGCTAAGACTGCGGATATTATCGAGAATAAACAATGGGTATGGCTGCCAGCCGCACTATTCATTCTCGTCTTAATGCTCTGCATTAACTATATTGGTCAAGCCTTGCAACGTTCAACGGATGCCCGTCAACGTTTAGGTTAA
- the rpmB gene encoding 50S ribosomal protein L28, producing MAKECYFTGRKARSGNTRSKAMNKTKRRFGANLQKVRILVDGEPKKVWVSARALKSGKVERV from the coding sequence ATGGCTAAAGAATGTTATTTCACTGGGCGTAAAGCTCGTTCAGGTAACACTCGTTCAAAAGCGATGAACAAAACAAAACGTCGTTTCGGCGCTAACTTACAAAAAGTACGCATCTTAGTGGATGGCGAACCTAAGAAAGTTTGGGTTTCTGCTCGTGCTTTAAAATCAGGTAAAGTAGAACGCGTTTAA
- a CDS encoding ATP-binding cassette domain-containing protein → MAEFMRIEDLKVHYPIRSGFLNRVTDYVYAVDGVNLTLEEGKTYGLVGESGSGKSTIGKAIIGLEKITSGKIYYEGEEVSKAARHRRSNYRHNVQMIFQDSLSSFNPKRRITDILGEPMRNFLSLTPDEEKKRKLELLDIVGLSEEALYKYPHEFSGGQRQRIGVARAVALNPKLVIADEPVSALDLSVQAQVLNFMKQIQEEYNVSYLFVSHDLGVVKHMCDEIAIMYRGRFTEYGTRDDIYNDPRHIYTRRLLSAIPEMNPNNREQNKLNRLRVEKEYRENASLYYDETGRVYDLKPVSETHFAALRTVDTDKGGEL, encoded by the coding sequence ATGGCTGAATTTATGCGCATTGAGGACCTAAAAGTCCACTATCCTATTCGGTCTGGTTTCCTGAACCGCGTGACCGATTATGTCTATGCTGTAGACGGCGTCAACTTGACCTTAGAAGAAGGGAAGACTTATGGCTTGGTTGGTGAATCAGGTTCTGGTAAGTCTACCATCGGGAAGGCCATCATTGGTTTAGAGAAGATTACCTCAGGGAAAATCTACTATGAGGGTGAAGAAGTCTCTAAAGCAGCGCGTCATCGCCGTTCTAACTACCGTCACAACGTGCAAATGATCTTCCAAGATTCCCTCTCTAGCTTCAACCCTAAACGTCGGATTACCGACATCTTAGGGGAGCCAATGCGAAACTTTCTCAGCTTAACGCCTGATGAAGAGAAGAAGCGCAAGCTGGAGCTCTTAGATATCGTAGGGTTATCGGAAGAAGCACTCTACAAGTACCCACATGAGTTTTCTGGTGGTCAACGTCAACGGATTGGGGTAGCACGTGCTGTAGCCCTCAACCCTAAATTGGTCATTGCCGATGAACCTGTTTCGGCCTTGGACTTGTCTGTTCAAGCCCAAGTTCTTAACTTCATGAAGCAGATTCAAGAAGAATATAATGTAAGTTATCTCTTCGTCTCACACGACTTAGGTGTCGTTAAGCATATGTGTGATGAGATTGCCATTATGTACCGTGGTCGTTTCACTGAGTATGGGACACGTGATGACATCTATAATGATCCACGTCATATTTATACCCGTCGCCTCTTATCAGCTATTCCAGAAATGAACCCTAATAACCGTGAGCAAAACAAACTCAATCGTTTACGGGTTGAGAAGGAATACCGTGAGAATGCGTCACTCTATTATGACGAAACTGGTCGTGTATATGACCTTAAACCAGTTTCTGAGACCCATTTTGCTGCTCTCAGAACGGTAGACACTGACAAAGGAGGTGAGCTCTAA
- the acpP gene encoding acyl carrier protein yields MPQTQEVFQTVQRLIVERFGLTEDKVTNEMTFEDLGADSIDVFELIMELEDTFSVQFEDNRIEALKNVGQVVTYIDQLTP; encoded by the coding sequence ATGCCCCAGACCCAAGAAGTTTTCCAAACAGTCCAGCGATTGATTGTTGAACGATTTGGTTTAACTGAAGACAAGGTCACTAATGAGATGACCTTTGAAGATCTCGGTGCAGACTCAATTGACGTCTTCGAACTGATTATGGAGCTCGAGGACACCTTTAGTGTTCAATTTGAGGATAATCGTATTGAAGCCCTTAAGAATGTAGGCCAAGTGGTCACTTATATCGACCAGCTTACTCCCTAA
- a CDS encoding DAK2 domain-containing protein codes for MELKQLTAKEFVPMVVAGAERLTSNVELINSLNVFPVPDGDTGTNMNMTFVSGAENLKSSQASHVGELAGALAKGLLMGARGNSGVILSQIFRGFSQRIKEEEVLDAKHFAQAFLGGVESAYKAVMKPVEGTILTVARESALRGEKAAEKTDNIIEVMKAIVEGAQLALDKTPELLPVLKQVGVVDSGGKGLLCVYEGFLSSLTGETVVEVKAAPAAPGHSHAMFEDGNEPPMALEDITFGYCTEIMVRIGQGPTVEKAFDYEAFRSTLNTKGDSLLVVADDEIVKVHIHTENPGEIMQLGQEFGELIKIKVDNMREQVRGLEAEEHAMKEAPAEAAPKVPYAIIAVAAGEGVGQLFTDLGVAKVLAGGQTMNPSTEDFVKAIEAVNAEQIILLPNNKNIIMAAQQAAQVAEVPTVVVPTTTIPQGITAMMAFDASLDLEANGAQMNESRDFVQSGQITYSIRDTEIDGVSIKKDDYLGLVNNKIVLSLPDLKDALLATLEAMVDEDSELATIIVGEEGTTELADEVAELLTDKFNDLEVEIVQGDQPVYHYMMSVE; via the coding sequence TTGGAATTGAAACAATTAACGGCAAAAGAGTTTGTGCCTATGGTTGTAGCCGGAGCGGAACGCTTAACATCCAATGTCGAATTAATTAACTCACTCAACGTATTCCCAGTGCCAGATGGCGATACCGGGACTAACATGAACATGACCTTTGTTTCTGGGGCGGAAAACCTCAAATCCAGTCAAGCTAGTCACGTCGGTGAATTAGCGGGCGCCTTAGCCAAGGGACTTTTGATGGGGGCGCGTGGTAACTCTGGGGTTATCTTATCTCAGATTTTCCGTGGTTTCTCACAACGTATTAAGGAAGAAGAAGTCTTAGACGCTAAGCATTTTGCCCAAGCCTTCTTAGGTGGGGTAGAATCAGCCTATAAGGCAGTTATGAAACCTGTCGAAGGAACTATTTTGACTGTTGCCCGTGAATCTGCTTTGCGCGGTGAGAAGGCAGCTGAGAAGACCGATAACATTATTGAAGTTATGAAAGCTATTGTCGAAGGCGCTCAATTGGCCTTAGACAAGACACCTGAATTATTGCCAGTCTTGAAACAAGTTGGCGTAGTTGACTCTGGTGGTAAAGGCTTGCTCTGCGTCTATGAAGGTTTCTTGTCATCCTTGACAGGCGAGACCGTAGTAGAAGTTAAGGCAGCTCCTGCAGCTCCTGGCCACTCTCATGCTATGTTCGAAGATGGCAATGAGCCACCAATGGCCTTAGAAGATATTACCTTTGGCTACTGTACAGAAATTATGGTTCGCATTGGCCAAGGCCCAACTGTTGAGAAGGCCTTTGACTATGAAGCCTTCCGTAGCACCCTCAACACCAAAGGGGATTCCCTCTTGGTCGTAGCCGACGATGAAATCGTCAAGGTTCACATCCATACTGAAAACCCAGGCGAAATCATGCAATTGGGTCAAGAATTTGGGGAACTGATCAAAATCAAAGTCGACAACATGCGTGAACAAGTCCGTGGCTTAGAAGCGGAAGAACATGCTATGAAGGAAGCGCCAGCAGAGGCTGCTCCAAAAGTTCCTTATGCTATTATTGCAGTAGCAGCAGGTGAAGGTGTGGGCCAACTCTTTACTGATCTAGGGGTTGCCAAAGTCTTGGCCGGTGGTCAAACCATGAACCCTTCAACAGAAGACTTCGTCAAAGCCATTGAAGCAGTTAATGCAGAACAAATCATCCTCTTGCCTAACAACAAGAACATCATCATGGCGGCTCAACAAGCAGCTCAAGTAGCGGAAGTACCAACCGTTGTGGTGCCTACTACTACGATCCCTCAAGGGATTACGGCTATGATGGCCTTCGATGCTAGCTTAGATTTAGAAGCCAATGGGGCTCAAATGAATGAGTCACGTGATTTCGTCCAATCTGGTCAAATTACTTACTCCATTCGTGACACTGAGATTGATGGCGTGTCCATCAAGAAGGATGACTACCTGGGCTTAGTTAACAACAAGATTGTCTTGTCCTTGCCTGATTTGAAGGATGCCCTCTTGGCAACCTTAGAAGCCATGGTGGATGAAGACTCTGAGTTGGCAACTATTATTGTCGGGGAAGAAGGAACTACTGAATTAGCCGATGAGGTAGCAGAACTCTTAACTGACAAATTCAATGACTTAGAAGTCGAAATCGTCCAAGGTGACCAACCTGTTTACCACTACATGATGTCAGTGGAATAA
- a CDS encoding Asp23/Gls24 family envelope stress response protein — protein MTIKIQTPNGQVSLTQDVISTVVGTAVTDNYGVVGMVSKNFFRDNLIEILGQENYSKGVVITQRGDDVLVDVYILVSYGTKISVICQNIQQAVKYSVEQLLGFEVSYVNVHVQGVKID, from the coding sequence ATGACAATCAAAATCCAAACACCCAATGGACAAGTGTCCCTAACTCAAGATGTGATTTCAACAGTTGTCGGCACTGCCGTTACAGATAACTACGGTGTGGTCGGAATGGTAAGTAAGAACTTCTTCCGTGATAACTTAATTGAGATTCTAGGACAAGAGAATTACTCCAAAGGGGTTGTCATCACCCAACGTGGAGATGATGTTCTAGTAGATGTCTACATCTTAGTATCTTATGGCACTAAGATTTCAGTTATCTGCCAAAACATTCAACAAGCCGTGAAATACAGTGTTGAACAATTGCTGGGCTTCGAAGTCAGCTATGTCAATGTTCACGTACAAGGCGTAAAAATTGATTAA
- a CDS encoding thiamine diphosphokinase, whose amino-acid sequence MATACVIVCGGGPNPALDQIENLIQAYDQVYFVGADRGALRLVRAGYVLDMALGDFDSVSEEERQVIEAHSQEFQAFPSEKDDTDGHLALDMAMTRWPEADYVALGFLGERGGRLDHLLANIWLAHQPRFQAGLSRLTLLEAHHKVRFLKPGRHVLAYEPCLYLSVISLTPVQGLSIQGAKYTLPATDCASPQSLISNEYKASQEPVEIAFESGLVMIFWVNQV is encoded by the coding sequence GTGGCAACAGCATGTGTCATTGTCTGTGGGGGTGGACCTAATCCAGCCCTTGATCAGATTGAAAATTTAATCCAAGCCTATGACCAAGTCTATTTTGTAGGGGCTGATCGTGGAGCCTTAAGATTAGTCAGAGCAGGTTATGTGCTGGATATGGCCTTGGGCGACTTTGATTCGGTGTCAGAAGAAGAGCGCCAAGTCATTGAGGCACATAGTCAGGAATTTCAAGCCTTTCCTAGCGAGAAGGACGATACCGATGGTCATTTGGCCTTGGACATGGCCATGACTCGCTGGCCGGAGGCAGATTATGTGGCACTTGGTTTTCTAGGCGAAAGGGGCGGGCGGCTGGACCATTTATTGGCCAATATTTGGCTGGCCCATCAGCCACGCTTCCAAGCAGGTTTGTCTCGTCTTACCTTGCTGGAGGCTCACCACAAGGTGCGTTTCTTAAAGCCTGGCCGCCATGTCTTGGCCTACGAGCCCTGTCTCTACCTGTCGGTGATTAGCCTGACACCAGTTCAAGGCCTGTCTATTCAAGGGGCCAAGTACACCTTGCCAGCAACTGATTGTGCTAGTCCCCAATCCCTGATTAGCAATGAATACAAAGCCAGTCAGGAACCTGTGGAAATTGCCTTTGAGTCGGGGCTGGTCATGATTTTCTGGGTCAATCAAGTGTAA
- the recG gene encoding ATP-dependent DNA helicase RecG produces the protein MGLNWLDSIDHLKGVGPARVKLFQQVGVSTVRDLMFHFPFRFESVAVRPLATILDQEKVTLKGKVVTPPVVAYFGGKKSRVSFKLAVNDHEIINVSFFNQPYLKQAIQLGQERAIYGKWQSNRQTLLGMKLIQVAQEGQDFAPVYHATKGLKQSAIVASIAASFNQYQEAIPEVLPQHLNDQYRLLDLPLALYAMHFPADQEQHHQATRKIIYQEFFLYQWRLQAALKQHETEPGIQIHYDNDQLKTWISHLPYELTQAQKQVVNEICRDLMAQHPMRRMVQGDVGSGKTLVAFLAILASLSGGFQSALMAPTEILAKQHAQSFNQLFAPMGMEAALLTSAMTAKAKQAVLDGLANGQIQVVIGTHALIQETVQFKQLGLVIIDEQHRFGVGQRQALVDKNDKIAVNLLQMTATPIPRSLAMTLYGEMHVSTIDQLPKGRQPITTRWLKEDQLEELEAHVAQELEAGHQVYYVLPLIESSEHLEQIENVLEVADRLADRFPNFKVDVLHGQLNKEGQEAVMDRFKQNQVQILVATTMVEVGVDVPNATIMVIQSAERFGLAQLHQLRGRVGRSQLASYCYLIGSPTTEQGKERLKIMVDHQDGFLISREDLKIRGMGDLMGRSQSGLPEFHYANLIEDEKILTVARKDVQDLLKHPERLSEAEWQALNQWSQTQAIEV, from the coding sequence ATGGGACTTAATTGGTTAGATAGCATTGATCATCTCAAAGGAGTAGGACCCGCGCGCGTCAAGCTCTTCCAACAGGTAGGCGTCTCAACTGTCCGCGACCTCATGTTTCATTTTCCCTTCCGCTTTGAGTCGGTAGCCGTGCGACCTTTGGCGACCATCCTAGATCAGGAGAAGGTCACCCTTAAAGGCAAGGTCGTGACGCCACCTGTGGTAGCCTACTTTGGTGGTAAGAAGAGCCGGGTTTCTTTCAAGCTGGCGGTCAATGACCACGAAATTATCAACGTGTCTTTCTTCAACCAACCCTATCTTAAGCAAGCCATTCAGTTGGGGCAGGAGCGGGCAATTTACGGCAAATGGCAATCCAATCGTCAGACCCTCTTAGGTATGAAGCTGATTCAAGTAGCACAGGAAGGCCAGGACTTTGCACCAGTCTACCATGCTACCAAAGGCCTTAAGCAGAGCGCCATTGTGGCTAGTATTGCGGCCTCCTTCAATCAGTATCAGGAGGCAATTCCAGAGGTCTTACCTCAACATCTCAACGACCAGTATCGGCTACTAGATTTGCCCTTGGCCCTCTATGCCATGCATTTTCCGGCTGATCAAGAGCAGCATCATCAGGCTACACGGAAAATTATCTATCAGGAGTTTTTCCTCTATCAATGGCGCCTGCAAGCGGCCCTCAAGCAGCATGAAACAGAGCCAGGCATCCAGATTCATTATGACAATGACCAACTTAAGACTTGGATTAGCCACTTACCTTATGAGCTAACTCAGGCTCAGAAGCAGGTAGTCAATGAAATCTGTCGCGACCTCATGGCCCAGCACCCTATGCGGCGCATGGTGCAAGGGGACGTTGGGAGCGGGAAAACGCTAGTAGCCTTTCTTGCTATTCTAGCCAGCTTAAGCGGTGGCTTCCAGTCAGCCCTTATGGCGCCGACTGAGATTCTAGCCAAACAGCATGCCCAGTCCTTCAACCAGCTCTTTGCCCCCATGGGGATGGAAGCCGCTCTCCTTACTAGTGCTATGACAGCCAAGGCCAAGCAAGCAGTCTTAGACGGCTTGGCTAATGGGCAGATTCAGGTGGTCATCGGGACTCATGCCTTGATTCAAGAAACGGTCCAATTCAAGCAACTGGGCTTAGTCATTATTGACGAACAACACCGCTTTGGGGTGGGCCAACGGCAAGCCCTAGTAGATAAAAATGACAAAATAGCCGTCAACCTACTTCAAATGACGGCAACGCCTATTCCACGTTCCCTAGCTATGACCCTCTATGGCGAGATGCACGTTTCCACCATCGATCAGTTACCTAAGGGCCGTCAGCCCATCACGACCCGTTGGCTCAAGGAAGATCAACTAGAGGAACTAGAAGCCCATGTTGCCCAAGAATTAGAGGCCGGACACCAGGTCTACTATGTGCTCCCTCTGATTGAGAGTTCCGAACATTTGGAACAGATAGAGAACGTGCTAGAGGTAGCCGACCGCTTGGCCGACCGCTTCCCAAACTTTAAGGTCGATGTCTTACACGGTCAACTTAATAAGGAAGGACAAGAAGCCGTCATGGACCGCTTCAAGCAAAATCAGGTTCAGATTCTTGTAGCGACTACCATGGTGGAAGTCGGGGTTGACGTGCCCAATGCCACTATTATGGTCATTCAGTCAGCTGAACGCTTTGGCTTGGCCCAACTCCACCAGTTGCGTGGGCGGGTAGGTCGGAGCCAGCTTGCCAGTTATTGTTACCTGATTGGCAGTCCTACAACTGAACAGGGTAAGGAGCGACTTAAGATTATGGTGGACCACCAAGATGGTTTCCTGATTAGCCGTGAAGATTTGAAGATTCGCGGTATGGGGGACTTAATGGGCCGCAGCCAAAGTGGTTTGCCGGAATTCCACTATGCTAATTTGATTGAAGACGAAAAAATCTTAACAGTTGCCCGCAAGGATGTTCAGGACTTACTCAAGCATCCAGAACGCCTATCGGAAGCCGAATGGCAGGCGCTTAATCAATGGAGTCAGACGCAAGCGATTGAGGTCTAG
- a CDS encoding ABC transporter ATP-binding protein has protein sequence MDNEKVILDVKDLHVGFRVKDTFYNAVDGVSFTLSKNEKLAIVGESGCGKSTLATSIIGLHNPRNTKIEGQINYRGDNLVEYTENQYNKIRGNDIGMIFQDPLASLNPLMTIAAQIDEALYYHTKLNKEERQKRVLELLDQVGIVNPERTARQYPHELSGGMRQRVIIAIALACKPPIIIADEPTTALDVTIQAQILDLMNDIQKETEAGIILITHDLGVVAETADRVAVMYAGQFVEIAPVEELFNNPQHPYTRSLLRSIPQTSELEGGSDKLHVIQGAVPPLTKMIRTGCRFAPRIPWIAEDAHEENPGLHEVSPGHFVRCTCYKHFHFEGEEN, from the coding sequence ATGGATAACGAAAAAGTTATTCTAGATGTAAAGGACTTACACGTTGGATTCCGCGTTAAGGATACCTTCTACAATGCGGTAGACGGTGTTAGCTTTACCTTATCAAAGAATGAAAAATTAGCCATTGTTGGGGAGTCAGGCTGTGGGAAGTCAACTCTTGCCACTTCAATCATTGGTTTGCATAATCCTCGCAATACTAAGATTGAAGGCCAAATCAACTACCGTGGCGATAACTTAGTAGAATATACTGAGAATCAATATAACAAAATCCGTGGGAACGATATTGGGATGATTTTCCAAGATCCATTGGCATCGCTCAACCCATTGATGACCATCGCAGCACAAATTGATGAAGCCCTCTACTACCACACTAAACTCAACAAGGAAGAACGTCAAAAACGTGTCTTAGAGCTCTTGGATCAAGTAGGGATTGTTAACCCAGAGCGGACTGCTCGTCAGTACCCACACGAATTATCTGGGGGGATGCGTCAGCGGGTTATCATCGCCATTGCCTTGGCATGTAAGCCACCGATTATTATTGCCGATGAACCGACTACCGCTTTGGACGTAACTATTCAAGCGCAAATCTTGGACTTGATGAACGACATCCAGAAGGAGACCGAAGCAGGGATTATCCTCATTACTCACGACTTAGGGGTCGTAGCTGAGACCGCTGACCGCGTAGCCGTTATGTATGCGGGTCAATTCGTTGAGATTGCACCTGTTGAAGAACTCTTCAACAATCCGCAACATCCATATACACGTTCACTCTTGCGTTCAATTCCGCAAACCAGTGAATTAGAAGGTGGCTCTGATAAGCTTCACGTTATTCAAGGGGCGGTACCACCATTAACTAAGATGATTCGGACAGGCTGTCGTTTCGCGCCACGTATTCCTTGGATTGCGGAAGATGCCCACGAAGAGAACCCAGGTTTACACGAAGTGTCACCAGGTCACTTTGTCCGTTGTACTTGTTACAAACATTTCCATTTTGAAGGGGAGGAGAACTAA
- the opp4B gene encoding oligopeptide ABC transporter permease, with protein MWKAILRRMLLMIPQLLALSILVFFLAELMPGDALTGLIDPKISAEQIEAMREKLGLNKPVWERYINWMGGMLQGDFGRSFAHKQPTLSIIGERIWPTVWLSLLTTIITYAIAVPLGILSGRYNGSFFERAVNFYNFFTYSIPVFVLALMFLWLFGYTLGWFPTRGTVASGLQPGSWDYLLSRIYHMLLPAITLGILSTTSTIQWLRSGIVDAKSDDYVRTARAKGVPERVIYNKHILRNALLPIAAFFGYVITGLFSGAMITEQIFTYQGMGQLFFSSVVGRDYSVMMTLVLFYGFMTLLGGLLSDIIMVFVDPRVRLD; from the coding sequence ATGTGGAAAGCGATACTTAGACGTATGTTGCTGATGATTCCGCAACTTTTGGCGCTCAGCATCTTAGTTTTCTTCTTAGCAGAATTAATGCCAGGGGATGCCTTGACAGGCTTGATTGACCCTAAAATTTCGGCTGAGCAAATTGAAGCTATGCGGGAAAAATTAGGTTTGAACAAACCTGTTTGGGAACGTTATATTAATTGGATGGGCGGTATGCTCCAAGGTGACTTTGGACGTTCCTTTGCCCATAAGCAACCGACCCTATCCATTATTGGGGAACGGATTTGGCCGACAGTTTGGTTATCACTCTTGACAACGATTATCACCTATGCAATTGCTGTTCCTTTAGGGATTTTATCCGGTCGTTATAATGGGAGCTTCTTTGAAAGAGCGGTTAACTTCTATAACTTCTTTACCTATTCAATCCCAGTCTTCGTTTTAGCCTTGATGTTCTTGTGGCTATTTGGCTATACATTAGGTTGGTTCCCAACCCGTGGGACGGTAGCGTCTGGATTGCAGCCTGGTAGCTGGGATTACTTATTATCTCGAATTTATCACATGCTCTTGCCTGCTATCACCTTAGGGATTTTAAGTACCACTTCTACTATTCAGTGGTTACGATCAGGAATTGTGGATGCTAAGTCAGATGATTATGTCCGGACTGCCCGTGCCAAAGGGGTGCCTGAGCGGGTTATCTATAACAAGCATATCTTACGGAATGCTTTACTGCCAATCGCTGCCTTCTTTGGTTATGTCATTACAGGCCTTTTCAGTGGGGCAATGATTACAGAGCAAATCTTTACCTATCAAGGGATGGGGCAACTCTTCTTTAGTTCTGTAGTAGGCCGTGACTATAGCGTCATGATGACCTTGGTTCTCTTCTATGGTTTTATGACACTACTTGGTGGGCTCTTGTCCGATATCATTATGGTATTCGTAGATCCACGAGTACGTTTAGACTAG
- the plsX gene encoding phosphate acyltransferase PlsX has protein sequence MIRIAVDAMGGDFAPESAVKGVNLAIAAFDNIEVLLFGDQDKIRPYLEATERVEIIHTPEKINGDDEPVRAIRKKKNASMVLAAQAVKEGQADALLSAGNTGALLASGLLIVGRIKNIDRPGLMPVLPTASSQHPYLVLMDAGANADCKPVNLLQFAVLANFYAQRVLGIAQPKIGLLNNGTEATKGNELSKAAYELLAAETSLDFYGNVETKTLLDGPVDIVVTDGFTGNAVLKTLEGTSKTLFSLIKSQLLGGGLKAKLGALLVKDALSGLRDNFDDTKQGGAVLLGVKAPVIKAHGSSNEHAIFNAIRQARTIVESGIIQEATDYFGQEQPAQTEE, from the coding sequence ATGATTAGAATTGCAGTAGATGCCATGGGCGGGGATTTCGCGCCTGAATCAGCCGTAAAAGGGGTGAACCTTGCCATTGCGGCCTTTGATAACATCGAAGTGCTCTTATTTGGCGATCAAGACAAAATTCGCCCATATTTAGAAGCGACAGAGCGGGTCGAAATCATCCATACCCCAGAAAAAATCAATGGGGATGATGAGCCAGTGCGTGCTATTCGCAAGAAGAAGAATGCCTCCATGGTATTAGCGGCGCAAGCAGTCAAGGAAGGCCAAGCTGATGCCTTGCTGTCAGCAGGTAACACCGGGGCCCTCTTAGCTAGCGGTTTGCTGATTGTGGGTCGGATTAAGAATATTGATCGTCCGGGCCTCATGCCAGTCTTACCAACTGCTTCTAGTCAACATCCTTACTTGGTCTTGATGGATGCCGGTGCTAACGCTGACTGCAAGCCAGTCAACTTACTGCAGTTTGCGGTTCTGGCTAACTTCTATGCCCAACGAGTCCTGGGCATTGCCCAGCCTAAGATTGGCCTACTTAACAACGGGACGGAAGCTACCAAGGGCAATGAATTATCTAAGGCGGCCTATGAACTCTTAGCTGCTGAGACTAGCCTTGACTTCTACGGCAACGTGGAGACTAAGACCTTGCTAGATGGCCCAGTTGATATTGTGGTCACCGATGGCTTTACCGGTAATGCCGTATTGAAGACCCTGGAAGGGACGTCTAAGACCCTCTTTAGTCTCATTAAATCCCAATTATTGGGTGGCGGGCTGAAGGCTAAATTAGGAGCGCTCTTAGTCAAAGACGCCTTATCAGGCCTCCGCGATAATTTTGACGATACCAAGCAGGGTGGGGCAGTTCTCTTAGGGGTCAAGGCGCCAGTCATCAAGGCCCACGGCTCTTCTAATGAACATGCTATCTTTAATGCCATTCGTCAGGCTCGCACGATTGTGGAATCTGGCATTATCCAGGAAGCAACTGATTACTTCGGTCAGGAACAACCAGCTCAAACAGAAGAATAG